The Cervus canadensis isolate Bull #8, Minnesota chromosome X, ASM1932006v1, whole genome shotgun sequence genome contains a region encoding:
- the MID1IP1 gene encoding mid1-interacting protein 1 — protein MMQICDTYNQKHSLFNAMNRFIGAVNNMDQTVMVPSLLRDVPLAEPELDNDVGVEVGGSGGCLEERTPPAPSPGSANGSFFAPSRDMYSHYVLLKSIRNDIEWGVLHQPPAAGSEEGSAWKSKDILVDLSNLEGADAGEEDLEQQFHYHLRGLHTVLSKLTRKANILTNRYKQEIGFSNWGH, from the coding sequence ATGATGCAAATTTGCGACACCTACAACCAGAAGCACTCGCTCTTTAACGCCATGAATCGCTTCATCGGCGCGGTGAACAACATGGACCAGACGGTGATGGTGCCCAGTCTGCTGCGCGACGTGCCGCTGGCCGAGCCGGAGCTGGACAACGACGTCGGCGTGGAGGTAGGCGGCAGCGGCGGCTGCCTGGAGGAGCGCAcgcccccggcccccagcccgGGCAGCGCCAATGGCAGCTTTTTCGCGCCCTCCCGGGACATGTACAGCCACTACGTGCTGCTCAAGTCCATCCGCAACGACATCGAGTGGGGAGTCCTACACCAGCCGCCGGCGGCGGGGAGCGAGGAGGGGAGCGCCTGGAAGTCCAAGGACATCCTGGTGGACCTGAGCAACCTGGAGGGCGCGGACGCCGGCGAGGAGGACCTGGAGCAGCAGTTCCACTACCACCTGCGAGGGCTGCACACTGTGCTGTCCAAACTCACGCGCAAAGCCAACATCCTCACTAACAGATACAAGCAGGAGATCGGCTTCAGCAATTGGGGGCACTGA